A window of the Thiomicrospira microaerophila genome harbors these coding sequences:
- a CDS encoding response regulator, whose amino-acid sequence MSDKPKENTQLSILIVDDTPQMCRLISSLLKGEGYQKVSVLTSPQKALSLLQKRAFDLVLLDNNMPEISGVALLEQLKQIPHLAQTKYIMITADTAASVVQTAIKAGADDFIVKPFSAKTLADKIARLCPN is encoded by the coding sequence ATGTCAGATAAACCAAAAGAAAATACACAACTCTCTATTTTGATTGTCGATGACACCCCGCAAATGTGCCGCCTAATCAGCTCGTTGCTAAAGGGTGAGGGCTATCAAAAAGTCTCGGTTTTAACCAGTCCACAAAAAGCCCTGAGCCTTTTGCAAAAACGTGCGTTTGATTTGGTTTTGTTGGATAACAATATGCCGGAAATCAGTGGGGTGGCATTGCTTGAACAACTAAAACAGATTCCGCATCTTGCACAAACCAAATATATTATGATTACCGCTGATACTGCTGCTAGTGTGGTGCAAACGGCGATAAAAGCTGGTGCGGATGATTTTATTGTCAAGCCGTTTAGCGCAAAAACCCTAGCCGATAAAATTGCGCGT
- a CDS encoding HD domain-containing phosphohydrolase: MTSINAPVILCVDDTPANLALLNGLLEQDYQVRLANSGLKALKLLERQSVDLILLDVMMPEMDGYEVCQRLKTQASTQTIPVLFLTALNKTEDEQRALAAGGSDFITKPINPDVLQARIHTHLQLKRYHDSLRQQNQDLEARLEKRLSDIYNLQDATLSVMISLAEFRDEDTGMHIKRTQHFVKLIAQQAQRSLPHLQLEDTEIELMTRCAPLHDVGKITIPDHILLKPGKLTDDEFEVMKSHAQRGYEILESAARSMGSYGDYLEMAKSIAISHHEKWDGSGYPNQLSGKAIPLAGRLMALADVYDALRSERPYKAAFEHTKALEIMQTMSAKHFDPELFACFVSIEDQILAISQQWAD; encoded by the coding sequence ATGACATCTATAAATGCCCCCGTTATTTTATGTGTAGATGATACCCCCGCTAATTTAGCTTTGTTGAATGGCCTTTTAGAGCAGGATTATCAAGTTAGATTGGCGAACTCAGGTCTTAAGGCGCTAAAGCTATTGGAGCGTCAATCGGTTGATTTGATTCTACTTGATGTGATGATGCCGGAAATGGATGGCTATGAGGTTTGTCAACGCCTAAAAACCCAAGCCAGCACCCAAACGATTCCGGTATTATTTTTAACGGCCTTAAACAAAACTGAAGACGAGCAACGTGCTTTGGCCGCTGGAGGTAGCGATTTTATTACCAAGCCGATTAATCCGGATGTTTTGCAGGCCAGAATTCATACTCATCTCCAGTTAAAACGTTATCACGACAGTCTTCGACAGCAAAATCAAGACCTTGAGGCGCGACTTGAAAAACGTTTAAGTGATATTTATAACCTGCAGGACGCCACCTTATCAGTCATGATCTCTCTTGCTGAGTTTCGTGATGAAGATACAGGTATGCACATTAAACGCACCCAGCATTTTGTTAAACTTATTGCACAACAAGCGCAGCGCAGTCTTCCCCACCTTCAGTTAGAAGATACTGAAATTGAATTGATGACCCGCTGTGCTCCGTTACATGATGTGGGTAAAATCACGATTCCGGATCATATTTTATTAAAGCCCGGCAAGTTAACCGACGATGAGTTTGAAGTGATGAAAAGTCATGCACAAAGAGGCTATGAGATCCTTGAATCAGCGGCTAGATCAATGGGAAGCTATGGTGATTATTTAGAAATGGCCAAGTCGATTGCGATTAGCCATCATGAAAAATGGGATGGTAGCGGCTATCCGAATCAATTGAGCGGTAAAGCGATTCCTTTGGCCGGACGATTGATGGCGTTGGCGGATGTATATGATGCGTTACGGTCTGAAAGACCCTATAAAGCCGCTTTTGAACATACTAAGGCACTTGAGATCATGCAGACAATGAGTGCTAAACATTTTGACCCCGAACTTTTTGCTTGTTTTGTAAGTATTGAAGATCAAATTCTTGCCATCAGTCAGCAGTGGGCTGACTAA
- a CDS encoding type II toxin-antitoxin system PemK/MazF family toxin has translation MVNFGTQYNSEFGKNRPALVIQNNLANRVLDKVHFKGVTVIPLTTSLVGGRLRVQIEARDHLKQTSEICINELCTLDLSRIQQDLVLTQLQEGEITEVKQKLKQHLAL, from the coding sequence TTGGTCAATTTCGGCACGCAATATAACAGCGAATTTGGCAAAAATAGACCGGCACTCGTCATTCAAAATAACCTAGCCAATCGTGTTTTAGACAAGGTGCATTTTAAAGGTGTCACTGTCATTCCACTGACCACAAGCCTAGTCGGAGGTCGATTGCGTGTTCAGATTGAGGCGCGCGATCACCTAAAACAAACCAGCGAAATTTGCATTAACGAACTCTGCACCCTTGATCTTTCGCGTATTCAGCAAGACTTGGTTTTAACCCAGCTCCAAGAAGGCGAAATCACCGAAGTTAAACAAAAACTAAAGCAGCATTTAGCGCTCTGA
- a CDS encoding type II toxin-antitoxin system ParD family antitoxin, which translates to MMATMNISLPDQMKNWVEESVQSGLYANASDYVRDLIRQDHQKMAALRQALIEGEKSGVASEFDLETFINAKKQTAQ; encoded by the coding sequence ATGATGGCGACCATGAATATTTCGCTACCGGATCAAATGAAAAACTGGGTTGAAGAGTCGGTTCAGTCCGGTCTTTATGCCAATGCTTCGGATTATGTTCGGGATCTGATTCGGCAAGATCATCAAAAAATGGCTGCGTTACGCCAAGCGTTAATAGAAGGTGAAAAGTCCGGTGTTGCCAGTGAGTTTGATTTAGAGACTTTTATTAATGCTAAAAAACAAACCGCGCAATGA
- a CDS encoding type II toxin-antitoxin system RelE/ParE family toxin has product MKIEFKPKAQQDLSDIWDYTCQQWGTVQAETYIRNIWQTIESLKSSYNPSQNIDFVRAGYRKIQSGSHVIFFKQALDTITVIRILHQQMDITKHLP; this is encoded by the coding sequence ATGAAAATTGAGTTTAAGCCCAAAGCGCAGCAGGATTTAAGCGATATTTGGGACTATACCTGCCAACAATGGGGTACAGTGCAAGCTGAAACCTATATTCGCAACATTTGGCAAACTATTGAAAGTTTAAAATCCAGTTATAACCCTTCACAGAACATCGATTTTGTTCGAGCGGGTTACCGCAAGATTCAATCCGGTTCACACGTCATCTTTTTTAAACAGGCTTTAGACACGATCACCGTCATTCGCATTCTTCACCAGCAGATGGATATAACGAAACACCTCCCCTAA